A single genomic interval of Deinococcus sp. HSC-46F16 harbors:
- a CDS encoding GNAT family N-acetyltransferase, which yields MERGVIVLGDGYEARPVSYEIYRDACARLEGRIFGGGWGYTFGPSVKAPVPLGETFQWGLYHGDELIGWHHAHQRDERTIYMADTGLLPEHQGRGLYTRLLPHVLDVYRDAGYTLVTSHHRATNNRVLVPKLRAGFFVQGLNLYEGGLNVALTLSLDEAYRDAMHVRSGLRQASGEAARRLGLGELPEQDSPTPPHLPLPAQAGDGVNLGGGYTLHPVPETVFRAVYAELEAAAYATVSFDWQSPAPLPPLAVPRYAWLVGYAGEVVGWQMSRQWDTRTAYMVNTALLPGHRGRGVYSRLLPTVLEFLRGEGYALVRSHHHATNNAVLIPKLRAGFCLQGMQVDEHGVTAVLVHPFDPAYRAYMDVRSGLARPQGEVARRLGLGD from the coding sequence GTGGAACGGGGAGTGATCGTGCTGGGGGATGGGTACGAGGCCCGCCCCGTCTCCTACGAGATTTACCGCGACGCCTGCGCCCGGCTGGAAGGCCGCATCTTCGGCGGCGGCTGGGGGTACACTTTCGGGCCGTCCGTCAAGGCCCCCGTGCCGCTGGGCGAGACGTTCCAGTGGGGCCTTTACCACGGGGACGAGCTGATCGGCTGGCATCACGCGCACCAGCGCGACGAGCGCACCATCTACATGGCCGATACGGGGCTGCTGCCCGAGCATCAGGGGCGCGGCCTCTACACTCGGCTGCTGCCGCATGTGCTGGACGTGTACCGGGACGCCGGCTACACCCTCGTCACCAGCCACCACCGGGCGACCAACAACCGCGTGCTCGTGCCCAAGCTGCGGGCCGGGTTCTTCGTGCAGGGCCTGAATCTGTACGAGGGCGGGCTGAACGTGGCCCTCACGCTGAGTCTGGACGAGGCCTACCGGGACGCGATGCACGTTCGCAGCGGCCTCCGGCAGGCGAGCGGGGAGGCGGCGCGGCGGCTGGGCCTGGGGGAGCTGCCGGAGCAAGATTCGCCCACGCCCCCCCACCTCCCCCTCCCCGCCCAGGCGGGCGACGGGGTGAACCTGGGGGGCGGCTACACCCTCCACCCCGTGCCGGAGACGGTCTTCCGCGCGGTCTACGCCGAGCTGGAGGCCGCCGCCTACGCGACCGTCAGCTTCGACTGGCAAAGCCCCGCGCCCCTGCCGCCGCTGGCCGTGCCCCGTTATGCCTGGCTGGTCGGCTATGCAGGCGAGGTCGTGGGCTGGCAGATGTCACGGCAGTGGGACACCCGCACCGCCTACATGGTGAACACGGCGCTGTTGCCAGGGCACCGGGGCCGGGGCGTGTACTCGCGGCTTCTGCCCACCGTGCTGGAGTTCCTGCGGGGAGAGGGCTACGCCCTCGTCCGCAGCCACCACCACGCCACCAACAATGCCGTGCTCATTCCCAAGCTGCGGGCGGGCTTCTGTCTTCAGGGAATGCAGGTGGATGAACACGGGGTCACCGCCGTGCTCGTCCACCCGTTCGACCCCGCGTACCGCGCCTATATGGATGTCCGCAGCGGGCTGGCCCGGCCGCAGGGCGAGGTCGCGCGGCGGCTGGGCCTGGGCGATTAG
- a CDS encoding trans-aconitate 2-methyltransferase has protein sequence MPDRPHSREWYARLARELGGYRHPWTRELDGPDPELTFDALLQGRLGPEVRVLEAGCGHGPDAARFGGEVARWVAYDRVPELLAQARVHAPHADFHLWDGKGAVPEALRGPFDLIVSRRGPTGVILRLPELAAPGARFLYVGPKLEVPQGPERLRAVGWNLLGEWRVSVQAWAPTPEDWATRCTWMQEEARLGEWNQRATPRGLSYREERYVVLTGVP, from the coding sequence ATGCCCGACCGTCCCCATTCCCGCGAGTGGTATGCCCGCCTGGCCCGTGAGCTGGGCGGCTACCGCCATCCCTGGACCCGCGAGCTGGACGGTCCCGACCCCGAACTGACCTTCGACGCGCTGCTGCAAGGGCGGCTGGGGCCGGAGGTCCGGGTGCTGGAGGCGGGCTGCGGCCACGGCCCCGACGCGGCCCGCTTTGGGGGCGAGGTCGCCCGCTGGGTGGCCTACGACCGGGTGCCGGAGCTGCTCGCGCAGGCCCGCGTGCATGCTCCCCACGCCGACTTCCACCTCTGGGACGGCAAGGGCGCGGTGCCGGAGGCCCTGCGCGGCCCCTTCGACCTGATCGTGTCGCGCCGGGGGCCGACGGGCGTGATTCTGCGGCTGCCCGAACTCGCCGCGCCGGGTGCCCGGTTCCTGTACGTGGGGCCAAAGCTGGAGGTGCCCCAGGGGCCGGAGCGCCTGCGGGCGGTGGGCTGGAACCTGCTGGGCGAGTGGCGCGTGTCCGTGCAGGCCTGGGCACCGACCCCGGAGGACTGGGCGACCCGCTGCACGTGGATGCAGGAAGAAGCGCGGCTGGGGGAATGGAACCAGCGGGCCACCCCACGCGGCCTGAGCTACCGCGAGGAGCGGTATGTGGTGCTGACCGGGGTGCCGTAA
- a CDS encoding GNAT family N-acetyltransferase: MTPPLSYRLRTATTTDAPALARVHVTSWRETYAGLLPDDFLPRMTDEAMRERREANWQRTIAEGQELVLVGEREGEVLAFASAGPPRDHPGVDAELYTLYALKGVQGLGLGRALLVEVARQLCEQGHRSLALWVLDVNPTRAWYARQGGREDGVKRVPLPGGELREVRLVWDDLAGLR; encoded by the coding sequence ATGACCCCGCCCCTCTCCTACCGCCTGCGGACGGCCACCACCACTGACGCGCCCGCCCTGGCACGGGTCCACGTCACGAGCTGGCGCGAGACCTACGCTGGGCTGCTGCCGGACGACTTCCTGCCCCGGATGACCGATGAAGCCATGCGCGAGCGGCGGGAGGCGAACTGGCAGAGGACCATCGCGGAGGGGCAAGAACTCGTCCTCGTGGGGGAACGGGAGGGGGAGGTGCTCGCTTTCGCCTCGGCCGGGCCGCCGCGCGACCATCCGGGCGTGGACGCGGAGCTCTATACCCTCTACGCGCTGAAGGGCGTGCAGGGGTTGGGCCTGGGGCGGGCGCTGCTGGTGGAGGTGGCCCGGCAGCTCTGCGAACAGGGGCACCGCTCGCTGGCCCTGTGGGTGCTGGACGTGAACCCCACGCGGGCGTGGTACGCGCGGCAGGGCGGGCGCGAGGACGGCGTGAAAAGGGTTCCCCTCCCCGGCGGCGAACTGCGCGAGGTCCGGCTGGTGTGGGACGACCTCGCGGGACTGCGGTAG
- a CDS encoding DUF2089 domain-containing protein, with product MSRPLPLPFPDETEAPLVTELRFPTSGVTVRGVFDLNEFATLSPENLEFLRLYIRVRGNLKEVERVLGLSYPTVRARFDTLLRAIGYEPEPADPQSEVLLSLERGEITPDEAARKLRR from the coding sequence ATGTCCAGACCCCTGCCCCTGCCCTTTCCCGACGAGACGGAAGCCCCACTCGTCACCGAACTGCGTTTTCCCACCAGCGGCGTGACCGTGCGCGGCGTCTTCGACCTCAACGAGTTCGCCACCCTGTCCCCGGAAAATCTGGAGTTCCTGCGGCTGTATATCCGCGTGCGCGGCAACCTCAAGGAAGTCGAGCGGGTCTTGGGCCTGAGCTACCCGACCGTTCGCGCCCGCTTCGACACCCTGCTCCGCGCCATCGGCTACGAACCCGAACCCGCCGACCCCCAGAGCGAGGTGCTGCTGAGCCTGGAACGCGGTGAGATCACCCCCGACGAGGCGGCACGGAAGCTGCGGCGTTAA
- the aguB gene encoding N-carbamoylputrescine amidase has translation MTRTPETVKLAVVQMHMTSQLEDNLARAEAHVRDAARQGANVVLLPELFENLYFCQVEREDYFGLAHPLDDHPFVGRFQNLAQELGVVLPLSYFEQAGQAHYNSLVCIDADGAILGNYRKTHIPDGPGYEEKYYFATGDTGFRVWPTRFGRVGVGICWDQWYPETARAMMLMGADFLLYPTAIGSEPAEVETPNNYQMWQRAMVGHAVSNSTYVGSSNRIGTERVGDLEQTYYGHSFISDYTGEIVAEFGETEEGPLLHTLDLVEARKFRAGMGFFRDRRPELYGVLMTTDGVTKRG, from the coding sequence ATGACCCGCACCCCCGAGACCGTCAAGCTCGCCGTCGTGCAGATGCACATGACCAGCCAGCTTGAAGACAACCTCGCCCGCGCCGAGGCCCATGTGCGTGACGCCGCCCGGCAGGGGGCCAACGTCGTGCTGCTGCCCGAGCTGTTCGAGAACCTCTACTTCTGTCAGGTCGAACGCGAGGACTACTTCGGGCTGGCGCATCCGCTGGACGATCATCCTTTCGTGGGGCGCTTCCAGAATCTGGCGCAGGAACTCGGCGTGGTCCTGCCGCTCTCGTACTTCGAGCAGGCGGGGCAGGCGCACTACAACTCGCTGGTGTGCATCGACGCGGACGGGGCCATTCTCGGCAACTACCGCAAGACCCATATCCCCGACGGCCCCGGCTACGAGGAGAAGTACTACTTCGCCACCGGGGACACCGGCTTCCGGGTGTGGCCGACCAGGTTCGGGCGCGTGGGCGTGGGCATCTGCTGGGACCAGTGGTACCCCGAGACCGCCCGGGCGATGATGCTGATGGGCGCGGACTTCCTGCTCTACCCCACCGCCATCGGCAGTGAGCCCGCCGAGGTCGAGACGCCCAACAACTACCAGATGTGGCAGCGGGCGATGGTCGGGCACGCGGTGAGCAACTCGACCTACGTGGGGTCCTCCAACCGCATCGGCACCGAGCGGGTCGGGGACCTGGAACAGACCTACTACGGGCACTCCTTCATTTCCGACTACACCGGCGAGATCGTGGCCGAGTTCGGGGAGACGGAGGAAGGGCCGCTGCTGCACACCCTCGACCTCGTGGAAGCGAGGAAGTTCCGCGCCGGAATGGGCTTTTTCCGCGACCGCCGCCCGGAGCTGTACGGGGTGCTGATGACGACCGACGGGGTGACCAAGCGGGGCTGA
- a CDS encoding ribonuclease R family protein, protein MTSPSPALPDLTPAQRTEVELLARGKAEKSRTLRDLGQPETPEAAHALLLRLGLWDEARTPYADRLGAALQDVALPVPDFAPEPRLDLTHLPAFAIDDEGNRDPDDAVGLEALGGGLTRLWVHVADVAALVPPDSPLDQEARARGATLYLPDRTVGMLPDGMVERAGLGLHETSPALSIALDLDADGNADAVDVHLTTVRVTRLTYTQAQERLEAGEEPFVSLARLARASRELREGEGALSIDLPEVRVKADEHGAAVLPLPKPEMRFVVQECMTLAGWGAAIYADDHGIPLPFATQDAPTREVRGDTLPAQWARRKTLARTRFQPAPGPHHGMGLDLYAQATSPMRRYLDLVVHQQLRAHLNGGEALGGKAVAERVAQAGMNADATRQAERLSRRHHTLRFVAAQPEREWDAVVVDRRGPQATLLIPELAFDVPVSTPAAPGTALKVRLGDVNLPTLSVRARIVG, encoded by the coding sequence ATGACCAGCCCTTCGCCTGCCCTGCCGGATCTCACGCCTGCCCAGCGGACGGAGGTGGAGTTGCTCGCGCGGGGCAAGGCGGAAAAGAGCCGGACCCTGCGCGACCTCGGGCAGCCGGAGACGCCGGAAGCCGCCCACGCCCTGCTGCTGCGGCTGGGGCTGTGGGATGAGGCGCGGACGCCTTACGCCGACCGCCTGGGGGCCGCGCTGCAAGACGTGGCGCTGCCCGTGCCCGACTTCGCCCCGGAACCCCGGCTGGACCTGACGCACCTTCCCGCCTTCGCCATCGACGACGAGGGCAACCGCGACCCCGACGACGCGGTGGGCCTCGAAGCCCTCGGCGGGGGCCTGACCCGGCTGTGGGTCCACGTGGCGGACGTGGCTGCGCTGGTCCCGCCAGACAGCCCGCTCGACCAGGAAGCGCGGGCGCGGGGCGCGACCCTCTACCTCCCCGACCGCACAGTGGGGATGCTGCCGGACGGGATGGTCGAACGGGCGGGGCTGGGGTTGCACGAAACCTCGCCCGCCCTGTCCATCGCGCTGGATCTGGACGCGGACGGGAATGCCGACGCGGTGGACGTGCACCTGACCACCGTGCGGGTCACCCGGCTGACCTACACCCAGGCCCAGGAACGGCTGGAAGCGGGCGAGGAACCCTTCGTCTCGCTGGCCCGCCTCGCCCGCGCGAGCCGCGAGCTGCGTGAGGGGGAGGGGGCACTCTCCATCGACCTGCCGGAGGTGCGGGTCAAGGCCGACGAACACGGCGCGGCCGTCCTGCCCCTGCCCAAGCCGGAGATGCGCTTCGTGGTGCAGGAGTGCATGACGCTGGCGGGGTGGGGGGCGGCCATTTATGCCGACGACCACGGTATCCCGCTGCCTTTCGCCACCCAGGACGCCCCCACGCGGGAGGTGCGCGGCGACACCCTGCCCGCCCAGTGGGCGCGGCGCAAGACGCTGGCCCGCACCCGCTTTCAGCCCGCGCCGGGGCCGCACCACGGGATGGGCCTCGACCTCTACGCGCAGGCGACCAGCCCGATGCGGCGCTACCTCGACCTGGTGGTGCACCAGCAACTGCGGGCGCACCTTAACGGGGGCGAGGCCCTGGGCGGCAAGGCGGTCGCGGAGCGGGTCGCGCAGGCGGGCATGAACGCCGACGCCACCCGGCAGGCCGAGCGCCTCAGCCGCAGGCACCACACCCTGCGCTTTGTCGCCGCGCAGCCGGAGCGCGAGTGGGACGCCGTGGTGGTCGACCGCCGGGGACCGCAGGCCACCCTGCTGATTCCGGAGCTGGCCTTCGACGTGCCCGTCAGCACGCCCGCCGCCCCCGGCACGGCTCTGAAAGTGCGGCTGGGGGACGTGAATTTGCCCACGCTGAGCGTGCGGGCGCGGATCGTTGGGTAG
- a CDS encoding Uma2 family endonuclease: MSVEEYLRLEEKSAQRHEYVGGFVYPLHAHAGASEAHVLFWMNIAATLYPGAMRAGCRLYQSDMKLRVEDTTSFFSPDVMLVCDQHDTDRQAKTSPCLLVEVLSPSPASHDRVGKYGMYTAIPSLKSHLLVSQEGRYVVEYQRREGGWQMREHREGGEVGVPCLDCTLTLDEMYRAVL, translated from the coding sequence ATGAGCGTGGAGGAATACCTGCGCCTGGAGGAAAAGAGCGCCCAGAGGCACGAGTACGTGGGCGGCTTCGTGTACCCGCTGCACGCGCACGCCGGGGCCAGCGAGGCCCATGTGCTGTTCTGGATGAACATCGCAGCGACTCTGTATCCCGGCGCCATGCGGGCCGGATGCCGCCTGTACCAGAGCGACATGAAGCTGCGGGTGGAGGACACCACTTCCTTCTTCTCCCCGGACGTCATGCTGGTGTGCGATCAGCACGACACGGACCGTCAAGCCAAGACCTCGCCCTGCCTGCTCGTGGAGGTCCTCTCCCCCAGCCCCGCCTCGCACGACCGCGTCGGGAAATACGGCATGTATACAGCCATTCCCAGCCTGAAGAGCCACCTGCTCGTGTCGCAGGAGGGGCGCTACGTCGTGGAGTATCAGCGTCGGGAGGGTGGCTGGCAGATGCGCGAACACCGGGAAGGGGGCGAGGTCGGCGTACCCTGCCTGGACTGCACGCTCACCCTGGACGAGATGTACCGGGCTGTGCTCTGA
- a CDS encoding agmatine/peptidylarginine deiminase — MQHFSPADPTPRERGFVMPAEWAEHAATWMSWPADDDLWFGHLAGVRGDYAELVRTVARFEPVHLLVRDEESETDARARLVGADVTYHRVPLDDSWIRDNGPIFVRDGQGRVSLVNWRFNAWGGKFEWENDDRIPEHVAAHLNLPHWDRPEVLEGGGIEVNGAGVGLTTRSCLLTDTRNPDLTEAEYAALLRETLGIEKLLWLDGGLENDHTDGHIDTITRFVDERTIVTSVAEDETDPNHAVMAKNLAELRGMTDLSGEPFRIVELPLPATRLEGAEGRLPPTYANFYIGNGFVAVPLYGDPNDERALEVLRPLFPDREVIGLMSRAIIEGGGSFHCLTQQQPAGTLWNGE; from the coding sequence ATGCAGCACTTCTCTCCCGCAGACCCCACCCCGCGCGAGCGGGGCTTTGTCATGCCCGCCGAGTGGGCCGAACACGCCGCGACGTGGATGAGCTGGCCCGCCGACGACGACCTCTGGTTCGGGCACCTCGCCGGGGTGCGGGGCGATTACGCCGAGTTGGTGCGGACGGTGGCCCGCTTCGAGCCTGTGCACCTGCTGGTCCGCGACGAGGAAAGCGAAACGGACGCGCGGGCGCGGCTGGTGGGAGCAGATGTCACCTACCACCGGGTGCCGCTGGACGACTCGTGGATTCGGGACAACGGCCCGATCTTCGTGCGCGACGGGCAGGGCCGCGTGTCGCTGGTAAACTGGCGTTTCAACGCCTGGGGCGGCAAGTTCGAGTGGGAAAACGACGACCGCATCCCCGAGCACGTGGCCGCGCACCTGAACCTCCCCCACTGGGACCGCCCGGAGGTGCTGGAAGGCGGCGGCATCGAGGTCAACGGCGCGGGCGTGGGCCTGACCACCCGCTCCTGCCTGCTCACCGACACGCGCAATCCCGACCTGACGGAAGCCGAGTACGCGGCGCTCCTGCGCGAGACGCTGGGCATCGAGAAGCTGCTGTGGCTCGACGGGGGCCTCGAAAACGACCACACCGACGGCCACATCGACACCATCACCCGCTTCGTGGACGAGCGGACCATCGTCACGAGCGTGGCAGAGGACGAGACGGATCCCAACCACGCGGTGATGGCGAAGAATCTGGCCGAGTTGCGGGGGATGACCGACCTCAGCGGCGAACCCTTCCGCATCGTGGAACTGCCCCTGCCCGCCACCCGGCTGGAGGGGGCCGAGGGGAGGCTGCCGCCCACCTACGCGAACTTCTACATCGGCAACGGCTTCGTGGCCGTGCCGCTGTACGGCGACCCCAACGACGAGCGGGCGCTGGAGGTGCTGCGGCCCCTCTTTCCGGACCGGGAGGTGATCGGGTTGATGAGCCGCGCGATTATTGAGGGCGGCGGCTCCTTCCACTGCCTGACCCAGCAGCAGCCCGCCGGAACGCTGTGGAACGGGGAGTGA
- the truA gene encoding tRNA pseudouridine(38-40) synthase TruA produces the protein MSGPPYAPPPGFRRLRLLLAWNGSGFAGWQSQPHAPSVQDTLHAAFARLGAGEAARPVAAGRTDAGVHAEAMPAHIDVPEAFRIPTERLARALNAHLPESVAVLEAGEAPPGFHARFSCTERRYTYRLLHAPQRHPLWAGRALHVPGPLDVPAMNAAARPLIGTHDFAAFATQEDRQTVRELRALAVRPGPAVYGGQVWEVHVAGESFLRHMVRGLVGTLLLVGQGKLAAGDVPAILAGRERRRAGANVPAQGLTFTGASYGTPVSTTYRSSR, from the coding sequence CGCCCCCCGGTTTCCGGCGGCTGCGCCTGCTGCTCGCCTGGAACGGCTCGGGCTTCGCCGGGTGGCAGTCGCAGCCCCATGCCCCCAGCGTGCAGGACACCCTCCACGCCGCCTTCGCCCGACTGGGAGCGGGGGAAGCCGCCCGCCCGGTGGCTGCCGGCCGCACCGATGCGGGAGTCCACGCGGAGGCGATGCCCGCGCACATCGACGTGCCGGAAGCCTTCCGGATACCCACAGAGCGGCTGGCCCGTGCCCTCAACGCCCACCTCCCGGAGAGCGTGGCGGTGCTGGAGGCGGGCGAGGCCCCGCCCGGCTTCCACGCCCGCTTCTCCTGCACCGAGCGGCGCTACACCTACCGGCTGCTGCACGCGCCCCAGCGCCATCCGCTGTGGGCGGGACGCGCCCTGCACGTGCCGGGGCCGCTGGACGTGCCCGCCATGAATGCCGCCGCCCGGCCCCTGATCGGCACCCACGACTTCGCCGCCTTCGCCACCCAGGAAGACCGTCAGACGGTGCGCGAGTTGCGGGCGCTCGCGGTGCGGCCCGGCCCGGCCGTGTACGGCGGCCAGGTCTGGGAGGTCCACGTCGCGGGCGAGAGCTTCCTGCGGCACATGGTGCGGGGGCTGGTGGGCACGCTGCTCCTGGTGGGTCAGGGCAAGCTGGCGGCGGGGGACGTGCCCGCCATCCTCGCCGGGCGCGAGCGGAGGCGGGCAGGGGCGAACGTGCCCGCGCAGGGGCTGACCTTCACCGGGGCGAGTTACGGCACCCCGGTCAGCACCACATACCGCTCCTCGCGGTAG
- a CDS encoding DsbA family protein produces MTASPSGTTEVFFDFLCPYAWRGVELAAVLRGEGETFKLRHFSLTQGNHPENAGQAAPVWWLTDQPLGEGDRFQQASLPAFLSAQAAARQGEEQAWAYTLALYRAHHEGKQPLEEATFVQAARDAGLDLDRWEADRQDEAGLRASLRADLADAAEIGVFGTPTFVLPDGSAAYYRFENLTRDPDTARQWWALYGEVLNAGAGIATIKRAKNRPANKA; encoded by the coding sequence ATGACCGCTTCCCCCTCCGGCACCACCGAGGTTTTCTTCGATTTCCTGTGCCCGTACGCCTGGCGCGGCGTGGAGCTGGCCGCCGTGCTGCGCGGGGAGGGCGAGACGTTCAAGCTGCGCCACTTCTCGCTGACCCAGGGCAATCACCCCGAGAACGCCGGTCAGGCCGCGCCCGTGTGGTGGCTGACCGACCAGCCGCTGGGCGAGGGTGACCGCTTTCAGCAGGCCAGCCTCCCCGCCTTCCTGTCCGCGCAGGCCGCCGCCCGCCAGGGCGAGGAGCAGGCGTGGGCCTACACCCTCGCCCTGTACCGCGCCCACCACGAGGGGAAACAGCCGCTGGAGGAGGCCACCTTCGTCCAGGCGGCGCGGGACGCGGGTCTGGACCTGGACCGCTGGGAGGCCGACCGTCAGGACGAGGCGGGCCTGCGGGCCAGCCTCCGCGCGGACCTCGCGGACGCGGCGGAGATCGGCGTGTTCGGCACGCCCACCTTCGTCCTGCCGGACGGGAGCGCCGCCTACTACCGCTTCGAGAACCTCACCCGCGACCCGGACACGGCCCGCCAGTGGTGGGCGCTCTACGGCGAGGTGCTGAATGCGGGCGCCGGAATCGCCACCATCAAGCGGGCAAAGAACCGTCCGGCGAACAAGGCCTAA
- a CDS encoding putative immunity protein gives MAGRCANTGKGARSAYPAWTARSPWTRCTGLCSERNPPTDPAHRAPALAATDEAERVLPLFEVACPDDSRPREAIEAARAWAR, from the coding sequence GTGGCTGGCAGATGCGCGAACACCGGGAAGGGGGCGAGGTCGGCGTACCCTGCCTGGACTGCACGCTCACCCTGGACGAGATGTACCGGGCTGTGCTCTGAGCGGAATCCCCCCACCGACCCAGCCCACCGCGCCCCCGCCCTGGCTGCCACCGATGAGGCCGAGCGCGTCCTGCCGCTGTTCGAGGTCGCCTGCCCGGACGACTCCCGACCTCGTGAGGCAATTGAGGCGGCGCGGGCGTGGGCACGGTGA